In bacterium, the DNA window GTATTGCCAGGAGCCCAGATCCACCACCGAGACCCCGATGACCCAGCCGCCGAAGATGCCTGTGAAGTCGGCGATGAGCGTCAGCATCGGCACGGCGATCACCATCGCCACGATCCGCGGTACCATGAGGAACCGCGTCGGGTTCAGCCCCATCGTCTGGAGGGCGTCCACCTCCTCCGCCATCTTCATGCTGCCGATTTCGGCCGTGAAGGCCGATCCGCTCCGGCCGGCGACGATGATGGCCGTGAGGAGCGGTCCCAGCTCCCGCGTCATCGAAAAGGCCACCGCGTTGGCAATGAGAAGGAGCTGGCCGAACTGGCGCAGAAGCGATGCGCTCTGCAGCGCGGAGATCATCCCGACGAATAAATTGATGAGAACGACGATGGGCACGGCTTCCCAGCCGATGCGCACCACCTGCAAGATGACCGTGCGCCAGCGGATGCTCCCCCGCCCCCTCCAGGAGGCGACAAAGGTCCAGAAGAAAAAATCCTTGAGATAGGTCCAGGCATCCTGCGCCAAGGCGCCTGCCGAGAGGGTCTTCCGCCCCAGCTCTGTCAGGGTGCCAGCCAGAGCGGAACGCACTTATCGGCCCTCTTTCGCTTCATCGAGACTGGGGTAGATTTCAAACACATCCACCAGCCGGGCCAGATCGAACACCTGCTTCACCTTGGGCGTCAGCGATGCC includes these proteins:
- a CDS encoding ABC transporter permease, encoding MRSALAGTLTELGRKTLSAGALAQDAWTYLKDFFFWTFVASWRGRGSIRWRTVILQVVRIGWEAVPIVVLINLFVGMISALQSASLLRQFGQLLLIANAVAFSMTRELGPLLTAIIVAGRSGSAFTAEIGSMKMAEEVDALQTMGLNPTRFLMVPRIVAMVIAVPMLTLIADFTGIFGGWVIGVSVVDLGSWQYIRQTIEAIGFGDVMRGLTKSAVFAFLIAYVGCFLGIHVEGGAEGVGRSTTNSVVVSIFLVILANLVFTIFFYAIE